The sequence ACGCATCAGCTGATGCTTCTTCTAACGGCAGGAGTGAGCATGAAAAAGAGGAAAGAGAGATGATTGAAAAGCTCCTTGGCGATGAAGAAGTAAAATCCTACATAGGTGTCAACTACTTTGAAGGCGAATGGTACTACAGCAAAGAAAACCTTGAAGAGCTGGGCAACTGGCGCCTTACGCTAAGGATAATGAGCTACCTGTGCGGACTTGAAGATATAACGGACAAGAACGCTGCCCTTTTCAGTTACATAAAGGACAGCTATTACATGAACCGTTACTTAAAAGAGGTTTCCGACATTTCCGAATACAAACTCAACAACCTTAAATCGAACCTCACCACAGTAACCGTTTAACATATTGCGGCGGCTGAAGCCCAAACTCTTCAGCCGCCAAGTTATAAAAGGTTATCAAACTTTTGCTCTTTTCTTCTTTGTACCGGAGATGACATATGTGACTATCTCACCTGCGTTCATTTCACCCTTAAGAATGGCACTTCCCTGCTTCACGCTTTCCAAAAGTTTTTCAAATGATTTTTTATCCATAATATTCCTCGACTAATTACTAGTAGCCCGCATAGGGAACAATAGCAATTGTGAAAATTGGGAAAAACAAAACTAATGTCAAGTTCCGCATTCACCTTCGGTGAATTTGGTTACCCTGGGCTATCAATACCATACCGCTGGCCGCGGCATCTGGATATAATCCCCAAAATACAAAAGCCCTTATCTCTAAGGGCTCTTTATTATCAATATCTCTTTTTATCAGCTCGCCTTCTTTACATTCTTGGGAGCCCACTCTTTAAGAAAATTCATGACCTTCTCAGGATCGTGACCTTTTCCCTTCTCTAAAACTCCCGTATCCTGTGAATGAATGAGCTTTCCTTCACTGTCAAGCACAAAAAGGTGCGGATATCCCGGGATCTTGGGGAACTTTGAAAGCACTTCCTGATTCTTGTTCTCAGGACTGTAATTTACTTTTACCACTACATAATTTGTTTTCAGGTGATCTGCTATCTCCTTGTTCTCCGACATGAGCTTTCCTAAGGCACGGCACCACGGGCACCACTCGCCTCCCACGTCAAGAAGAATGTTCTTTCCAGATTCCTTTGCTTCCTTTACAGCGTTTTCCAGGTCCTTTGCCGCATCCCTCTTGGGATCAAACTTTTCCACATTTGAAGTATTCTTCTCCACTTTCTTAGTTTTGCCTTCCTGTGCATAACCCGTTGCGTAAAGAGCAAATAGTACTAGAGCAAATAATACCACTTTAATGTTTTTCAATTTAACTCCTCTATGTTATGAATCAATTCCACAGCTTTTAACTATACAAAGATAACCGATTTGATAATTTAGGACAAATTATATTTTTATATATTTGGCCGCTTTTTCTGCACAGTTCTCCCCGTCCATTGCAGCCGATACGATGCCACCGGCATACCCGGCCCCTTCCCCGCTCGGGAAAAGACCACTAAGATTTATATGCATGTACGACTCACTGTCCCTCGGCACCCTTACGGGCGAACTCGTCCTGGTCTCGGCAGCCAGTATCTGTGCCTCTTCCGTAAAGTAGCCTCTCATCTTCTTCCCGAATTCCAGAAGAGCACCTTTTAAGCGTTTTGAAATCTCGCCTGGAAGCACTTCGTGAAGCGCAGACGAGGTAATCCCCGGAATGTAGGACGTCTCAGGCAGTGTGGCGGATATTTTCCCTTTTACAAAATCTGTCACCCTCTGCGCCGGCGCCCTCTGTGTCCTGCCCCCAGCTTCAAATGCCAGTCTTTCAACTTCCATCTGGTACTGTAAGCCTGCAAAAGGTCCGTATGCGGCATATTTTGCCCAGTCTTCTTCGTTTACAGTTACAACAAAACCCGAGTTGGCAAATTTCGAATCCCGCCTCGAGACCGACATACCGTTTAATACAATCTCTTCCTGGCTTGTTGATGCGGGAATTATAATGCCTCCAGGACACATGCAGAATGAGAATACCCCGCGGTCTTCCACCTGACAGGTAAGGCTGTAGCTTGCCGCAGGAAGCGCCTGACTTCTCTCCTTCGAGTGATACTGAATCTCATCTATAATCCTCTGCGGATGCTCAATCCTTACCCCCATGGCAAAAGGCTTGGCCTCAACTGTAAGTCTGTGCTTATCCAGAAGATAGAATATGTCCCTTGCCGAATGCCCCGTGGCTAAAATTACGGCGTCCGCCAGAAACTCCTCTCTCCCGTTTACAACAACGCCCAGAATCCTGCCTTCTTTGATTATAAAATCAGTTACCCTGGAATTAAAGTGAACCTCACCGCCGGAATTTATTACAGTCTCTCTTATTGCCTGAACAATCCTGGGAAGCTTGTTGCTTCCAATGTGCGGATGGGCCTCAATCATTATCCCTTCATCCGCACCGTGCTGCACCAGAACGCCCAGTATCTTTTTTATGTCGCCTCTTTTGTTGCTCCTCGTGTAGAGCTTGCCGTCACTGTATGTGCCGGCGCCCCCTTCCCCGAAACAGTAATTCGAGTCGGGATCCACCTGGCTGAACTGCTGTACCGCCCTTAAGTCGCGCCTCCTTGTCTGTACGTCCTTCCCCCTTTCAAGCACAACCGGCTTTATTCCTAGCTCTATTAGCCTTAAGGCTGCAAACATTCCGGCAGGACCGAATCCAACTATTATCACCTTCTTCTGCCCTTTGACCGGCTCGTAATTTATGCGGGGATAGACCTCAGGCGGGGTCTCATTTAGAAATACTGTTGCCGTAACCCTGTAAACAGGCCTTCTGCTTCTGGCATCAAGCGAACGCCTTTCCTGAACTACCGCGGTAATTTCCTGAATGTTGACGTGAAGTTTCTCAGAGGCAGCTTTTTTTATGTAATCTTTGTCTAAAATCTTTTCCGGTTCAACTGCAAGTTCTAGCTTTTTTATCATTTTGATCGTTTTTTATAAAAGAAAGTCAAATGTACTAATAATTCATAAAAGAATCAGTTGATTCGTTCTTATTACACTATTACACCTGACTTTCTAAACCTTTCCCTAGTAAATCCCTTTATAAAGGCCGCCGTCAACCTGTATAGTGTTGCCCGTTATGTAGCCCGACTGCTCGCTTGCCAGATACACAACTGCCGAGGCAACTTCGTCAGGTCTGGCCAGGCGCGTAAGAGGCACCTCCTTGGCCATCTCGGCCAGAGTGTGCTCGTGGCTTTCACCCGTAAGCTTCGACTTATTTATAGAAAGCTCATAAAGCCTGTTTGTAAGCGTGTAGCCCGGGGCAACGTTGTTTACAGTTACGTTGTACTTACCTGCCTCATTGCTGAGGGTCTTTGCAAATCCTATTACCGCATTCCTGAGGCTGTTTGAAAGCATGAGGTTCTCCAGGGGCTGCTTAACCGCTACTGATGTAATATTAATGATCCTCCCCCACCTCCGTTCCTTCATCATAGGAAGCACACTGCGGCTGAACCTGACAACGCTTAAAAGGACCTGTTCAAATGCCCCCTGCCAGTCCTCGTCATTAAGGTTCTCAAAAATTCCTGCAACAGGCCCCCCGCAGTTGTTAACCAGTATGTCAATGTGCCCGAAATTCTTATTCACTACGTCTATTGTTGCACTTATATCCTTTGCCGCATTAATGTCGCAGACACACCATAAGGGTTCAATGCCGTAGGCCTTCTTTATCTCATCTGCAGTTTTAATTAACGTTTCTTTTGAACGCGCGCATATAGCAACGTTGCAGCCCTCCTGCACAAAAGTTTCTGCTACTGCCCGCCCGATCCCTGAACTGGAAGCTGTCACAAGTACTGTCTTGTCTTTTAACTGAAAATCCATATAGTTCTCTCTTTTTTGTTCAATTATTTAAAAGGAACGCTTTGCAACCTGGGATTGCATCAGAATATTATAATAAAATTTAAGATTATTGGAAATATTAAAGGAAGTCAAATTGTCTTTCTTAGCCTTCCTTTAATCAATGGTGAGCCGTAGTAGTTAAGAATTGAGATATGAAATCCGTCAGAGAGCCCCCCCGCCGCATCCTTGCCTTCTTCTTCCCTATTTTTACTTTTTAATTTTTAATTTTTAATTCCTTCCCTTCCTCCAGCCCTTTACCTATTTCACACTCCCGGCACTTGTCACGGGAACAGAAATTCCTGAAGAGCTCAATCATCCCCTGCGAAAGGACGCTCCTTTTCCACGAGTCTTCAACCTGCAGCGAACTGGCTACGGTCTTTACTATGTTGTTGTTATCCGGCTGAATGTATGAGGAAAATATCTGAAATATGTGCCTTGAAAGCTCCCTGTTGCCGTAAATTTCTGAATAGACCGATACAAAAGGAAGCACAATGTTAATCAGAATGTCATCTATCCTGGAACCCCCGATGAAATATTTTATCTCATCCTCAGTCGGCTTATCCAGGACATAATGCTTCTTCCAGAAACCGTCCGAGGGCACAATGAAAAGCGACTTAACCGAACGCAGGAGCACTTCCTTGTTTTTTA is a genomic window of Ignavibacteria bacterium containing:
- a CDS encoding SDR family oxidoreductase; this translates as MDFQLKDKTVLVTASSSGIGRAVAETFVQEGCNVAICARSKETLIKTADEIKKAYGIEPLWCVCDINAAKDISATIDVVNKNFGHIDILVNNCGGPVAGIFENLNDEDWQGAFEQVLLSVVRFSRSVLPMMKERRWGRIINITSVAVKQPLENLMLSNSLRNAVIGFAKTLSNEAGKYNVTVNNVAPGYTLTNRLYELSINKSKLTGESHEHTLAEMAKEVPLTRLARPDEVASAVVYLASEQSGYITGNTIQVDGGLYKGIY
- a CDS encoding FAD-binding protein: MIKKLELAVEPEKILDKDYIKKAASEKLHVNIQEITAVVQERRSLDARSRRPVYRVTATVFLNETPPEVYPRINYEPVKGQKKVIIVGFGPAGMFAALRLIELGIKPVVLERGKDVQTRRRDLRAVQQFSQVDPDSNYCFGEGGAGTYSDGKLYTRSNKRGDIKKILGVLVQHGADEGIMIEAHPHIGSNKLPRIVQAIRETVINSGGEVHFNSRVTDFIIKEGRILGVVVNGREEFLADAVILATGHSARDIFYLLDKHRLTVEAKPFAMGVRIEHPQRIIDEIQYHSKERSQALPAASYSLTCQVEDRGVFSFCMCPGGIIIPASTSQEEIVLNGMSVSRRDSKFANSGFVVTVNEEDWAKYAAYGPFAGLQYQMEVERLAFEAGGRTQRAPAQRVTDFVKGKISATLPETSYIPGITSSALHEVLPGEISKRLKGALLEFGKKMRGYFTEEAQILAAETRTSSPVRVPRDSESYMHINLSGLFPSGEGAGYAGGIVSAAMDGENCAEKAAKYIKI
- a CDS encoding thioredoxin family protein, which encodes MKNIKVVLFALVLFALYATGYAQEGKTKKVEKNTSNVEKFDPKRDAAKDLENAVKEAKESGKNILLDVGGEWCPWCRALGKLMSENKEIADHLKTNYVVVKVNYSPENKNQEVLSKFPKIPGYPHLFVLDSEGKLIHSQDTGVLEKGKGHDPEKVMNFLKEWAPKNVKKAS